A genomic region of Streptomyces sp. NBC_00162 contains the following coding sequences:
- the ccrA gene encoding crotonyl-CoA carboxylase/reductase: MNSSTTSTLYEVGDLPPLGTVPRSMYASVIRPERYGAPATAFQTEVVETPEVPPGFVLVAVMAAGINYNNVWAAKGHPVDVVAARQRQGSPEPFHVGGSDASGIVWKVGEGVRQVKVGDEVIVSAGLWDEHDPDVRLGVDPMFAASLKAWGYESNWGSFAQFALVADFQCLPRPTRLSWAESAGFLLTGATAYRQLNGWAPNTVQPGDGVLIWGGSGGLGSMAISLTRQMGGRPIAVVSSPEKAKYCLDLGAAGVIDRTKFSHWGRVPEAGTEEHKRWTADLRAFGREIWDILGEKASPKIVFEHPGSDTIPTSVYVCGTGGMIVICGATSGFNVDVDLRYLWMRQKRLQGSHFANPRECLAVTRLVDMGLLDPHLGHTYAFEEIGRAHQDLLEGVQAPGNSAVLVGATNNPGLGDR; the protein is encoded by the coding sequence TTGAACTCCTCGACGACCAGCACCCTCTACGAGGTGGGCGACCTGCCCCCGCTCGGGACCGTCCCCCGTTCCATGTACGCGTCGGTCATCCGCCCGGAACGGTACGGGGCCCCGGCTACGGCCTTCCAGACGGAGGTCGTCGAGACGCCCGAGGTGCCGCCCGGGTTCGTCCTCGTCGCGGTCATGGCCGCCGGCATCAACTACAACAACGTCTGGGCGGCCAAGGGGCATCCCGTCGACGTCGTGGCGGCACGTCAGCGGCAGGGCAGCCCGGAGCCCTTCCACGTCGGCGGATCGGATGCCTCCGGAATCGTCTGGAAGGTGGGAGAGGGCGTACGGCAGGTCAAGGTGGGCGACGAGGTCATCGTCTCGGCCGGCCTGTGGGACGAGCACGATCCCGATGTCCGGCTCGGCGTCGATCCCATGTTCGCGGCATCGCTGAAGGCGTGGGGCTACGAATCGAACTGGGGCTCGTTCGCCCAGTTCGCCCTGGTGGCCGACTTCCAGTGTCTGCCCCGGCCCACCAGGCTGAGCTGGGCGGAATCCGCGGGATTCCTGCTGACCGGTGCGACGGCGTACCGGCAGCTCAACGGCTGGGCGCCCAACACGGTGCAGCCCGGTGACGGAGTCCTCATCTGGGGCGGCTCCGGCGGCCTCGGCTCCATGGCCATCTCCCTGACCCGGCAGATGGGAGGCAGGCCCATCGCCGTCGTGTCCTCACCGGAGAAGGCCAAGTACTGCCTCGACCTGGGTGCGGCGGGCGTCATCGACCGGACCAAGTTCAGCCACTGGGGACGCGTGCCCGAGGCCGGCACCGAGGAGCACAAGCGGTGGACCGCCGACCTGCGGGCCTTCGGGCGGGAGATCTGGGACATCCTCGGTGAGAAGGCCTCTCCCAAGATCGTTTTCGAGCATCCCGGCAGCGACACCATCCCCACGTCGGTCTACGTGTGCGGCACGGGCGGGATGATCGTGATCTGCGGGGCCACGTCCGGCTTCAACGTGGACGTCGACCTCAGGTACCTGTGGATGAGGCAGAAGCGGCTCCAGGGATCCCATTTCGCCAATCCGCGCGAGTGCCTCGCCGTGACCCGCCTCGTCGACATGGGCCTCCTCGACCCGCACCTGGGGCACACGTACGCCTTCGAGGAGATCGGCCGGGCCCATCAGGACCTGCTGGAGGGCGTGCAGGCACCGGGCAACTCGGCCGTACTGGTCGGTGCGACGAACAATCCCGGTCTCGGGGACCGCTGA
- a CDS encoding cytochrome P450, producing MTRTDLQPVAFPTERTCPFSPPPKLTELRDEHPVSRLAYPDGTDGWLVTGYAAARAVLNDPRFSSRGEHRRMAVGEGAPGPTRPGVFIFMDPPEHSRFRKLFTGEFTVRRTRNLEPKVERITADRIAAMREIGPPVDLVREFALPIPSLVICELLGVPYEDHAFFQRHSETMLDYDRSMDEVVEAFQLMAEFLTRLVRLKRERPQDDLLSRVAASDLTDEEAAGSAMLVLTAGHETTAKMLGLGTYLLLSRPEQLALLRKDPSLIDGAVEEMLRYLSIVQFGIIRGATQDVELEGRRIRAGEVVTVALSAANRDGDAFQDPDALDLTRSAGRHLGFGYGVHQCVGQQLARVEMRVAFGQLIREFPGLHLAAAPDEIETTHLSSMYGVRRLPVGW from the coding sequence TTGACCAGGACCGATCTGCAGCCGGTGGCGTTCCCCACCGAGCGCACCTGCCCCTTCAGCCCTCCCCCGAAGCTGACCGAGCTGCGGGACGAGCACCCGGTGAGCAGACTGGCCTACCCCGACGGCACCGACGGCTGGCTGGTCACCGGGTACGCCGCCGCGCGTGCCGTCCTGAACGACCCCCGGTTCAGCTCACGCGGAGAACACCGCCGGATGGCGGTGGGGGAGGGCGCCCCGGGGCCGACGAGGCCGGGCGTCTTCATCTTCATGGACCCCCCGGAGCACAGCCGGTTCCGGAAGCTGTTCACCGGTGAATTCACCGTACGGCGGACCAGGAACCTGGAACCGAAGGTGGAGCGGATCACCGCGGACCGGATAGCCGCGATGCGGGAGATCGGACCGCCGGTGGATCTCGTGCGCGAATTCGCCCTGCCGATTCCCTCACTGGTGATATGCGAGCTGCTGGGTGTTCCGTACGAGGACCACGCGTTCTTCCAGCGGCATTCGGAAACCATGCTCGACTACGACCGCTCGATGGACGAGGTCGTGGAAGCATTCCAATTGATGGCGGAATTCCTGACCCGGCTGGTCCGCCTCAAGCGCGAGCGGCCGCAGGACGACCTGCTGAGCAGGGTCGCCGCGTCCGACCTCACGGACGAGGAAGCCGCGGGCTCGGCGATGCTCGTCCTCACGGCGGGCCACGAGACCACCGCGAAGATGCTGGGACTCGGCACGTACCTGCTGCTCTCCCGGCCGGAGCAACTGGCGCTGCTGCGCAAGGACCCGTCCCTGATCGACGGCGCGGTCGAGGAGATGCTGCGCTACCTGAGCATCGTCCAGTTCGGCATCATCCGCGGAGCCACGCAGGACGTCGAGCTGGAGGGCCGGCGGATCCGGGCGGGCGAGGTCGTGACCGTGGCCCTGTCCGCGGCCAACCGCGACGGCGACGCCTTCCAGGACCCGGACGCGCTCGACCTGACCCGCAGCGCCGGCCGGCACCTCGGCTTCGGCTACGGCGTGCACCAGTGCGTGGGACAGCAGCTCGCCCGGGTCGAAATGCGGGTGGCCTTCGGCCAGTTGATCCGCGAGTTCCCCGGCCTGCACCTGGCCGCCGCGCCCGACGAGATCGAGACGACCCACCTGTCGTCGATGTACGGCGTGCGGCGCCTGCCCGTCGGCTGGTGA
- a CDS encoding ferredoxin, with amino-acid sequence MRVDVDTDKCCGAGMCALTEPLVFDQSREDGTVVLLSAHPPEELWDSVEECVRVCPSQAISLDETA; translated from the coding sequence ATGAGGGTCGACGTCGACACGGACAAGTGCTGCGGCGCGGGCATGTGCGCGCTGACCGAGCCCCTGGTGTTCGACCAGAGCCGGGAGGACGGGACGGTCGTGCTGCTCAGCGCGCATCCGCCCGAGGAACTGTGGGACAGCGTCGAGGAGTGCGTGCGGGTGTGCCCCTCGCAGGCGATCAGCCTCGACGAGACCGCGTAG